The following proteins are encoded in a genomic region of Pseudodesulfovibrio mercurii:
- a CDS encoding alkaline phosphatase family protein: MSLFLPSEPRSRLVVLGLDGLPLNLARTLGASLPNLRRLAGDAVTVRAELPELSPVNWTSVATGEGPEGHGVFGFSHLDPRTYGLRVTQATDETCPTVFDRLGERGLVSRVVNLPNTYPARPLRGMLVAGFVAPDLRGAAYPPFLAARLGEAGYKLEADTTRGRTDPAYLLDELRETLKSRLTALDMLWPDLGWDLFVHVFTETDRLFHFLMDAVVRPELPAHFECLRFLADWDHALGRFLARYDALPEPKRLLVVADHGFTELTTEVSLNTWLMRAGLLSLSGAPDDEWDASKITPESKAFALDPGRIYLHERRRFARGTVLPGEREGLLARIIDGLMALKYEGAPVLRAVHRGTAFYPGSASDQCPDLVCEPRPGFDLKAKFDRWNIFGLHGRTGTHTVDGAIFADTRGARPERMRDVGRIILQHFDITG; the protein is encoded by the coding sequence ATGTCCCTGTTCCTGCCCTCCGAGCCACGTTCCCGACTGGTCGTCCTCGGCCTGGACGGCCTGCCGCTGAACCTCGCCCGCACCCTGGGGGCGTCCCTGCCCAACCTGCGCAGGCTGGCCGGGGACGCGGTCACGGTCCGGGCCGAACTGCCCGAGCTCTCCCCGGTCAACTGGACCAGCGTGGCCACCGGGGAAGGGCCGGAGGGGCACGGCGTGTTCGGCTTCTCGCACCTCGATCCCCGGACCTACGGCCTGCGCGTCACCCAGGCCACGGACGAGACCTGCCCGACGGTCTTCGACCGCCTCGGGGAGCGCGGCCTGGTCTCGCGGGTGGTCAACCTGCCCAACACCTACCCGGCCCGCCCCCTGCGCGGCATGCTCGTGGCCGGATTCGTGGCCCCGGACCTTCGCGGCGCGGCCTACCCGCCCTTCCTGGCCGCCCGGCTCGGCGAGGCGGGCTACAAGCTTGAGGCCGACACCACGCGCGGCCGGACCGATCCGGCCTACCTACTCGACGAACTGCGCGAAACGCTCAAGTCCCGGCTCACGGCCCTGGACATGCTCTGGCCCGACCTGGGCTGGGACCTGTTCGTGCACGTCTTCACCGAGACCGACCGGCTCTTCCACTTCCTCATGGACGCGGTCGTCCGCCCCGAGCTCCCGGCCCACTTCGAGTGCCTGCGCTTCCTGGCCGACTGGGACCACGCCCTCGGGCGATTCCTGGCCCGCTACGACGCCCTGCCCGAGCCCAAGCGGCTCCTGGTCGTGGCCGACCACGGGTTCACGGAGCTGACCACCGAGGTCAGCCTGAACACCTGGCTCATGCGGGCCGGGCTCCTGTCCCTGTCCGGCGCGCCGGACGACGAGTGGGACGCCTCGAAGATCACCCCGGAATCCAAGGCCTTCGCCCTGGACCCCGGACGCATCTACCTGCACGAGCGCAGGAGGTTCGCGCGCGGCACGGTCCTGCCCGGCGAGCGCGAGGGGCTGCTCGCGCGCATCATCGACGGGCTCATGGCCCTCAAATACGAGGGCGCGCCGGTCCTCAGGGCCGTGCACCGGGGGACGGCGTTCTATCCGGGCTCGGCCTCGGACCAATGCCCGGACCTGGTTTGCGAACCGCGCCCCGGCTTCGACCTCAAGGCCAAATTCGACCGCTGGAATATTTTTGGTTTGCATGGACGCACCGGGACACATACGGTGGACGGAGCCATTTTCGCCGACACCCGCGGCGCGCGGCCCGAACGCATGCGGGACGTCGGACGCATCATCCTGCAACACTTCGACATCACCGGATAA
- the cbiQ gene encoding cobalt ECF transporter T component CbiQ gives MASLTEPFASGDSLLHRMDPRIRLLAALVLTVPVAVLPASRPAWLALAAGLVLVKMARLNMLHVLHRLLVVNLFILFLWLFLPFTVPGEPIFDLGPLIATAQGVDRALLITVKSNAIVVSLMALLGTISVQNLGPALQQLGVPDKLCHILLFTHRYVFSIYQEYTTMRQAMRARGFKPRTDTHTYRTFAWLVGMLLVKSWDRAERVHGAMLCRGFRGRFYSLTAFETRPGDYLFLTACAALSAGLIYMGFIQGRLS, from the coding sequence GTGGCCTCACTGACCGAGCCGTTCGCCTCGGGCGATTCCCTTCTGCACCGCATGGACCCGCGCATCCGGCTCCTGGCCGCGCTGGTCCTGACCGTGCCCGTGGCCGTGCTACCCGCGTCCCGGCCCGCCTGGCTGGCCCTGGCCGCCGGGCTCGTCCTGGTGAAGATGGCCCGGCTGAACATGCTGCACGTGCTGCACCGCCTCCTGGTGGTCAACCTGTTCATCCTCTTTCTCTGGCTCTTCCTGCCCTTCACCGTGCCCGGCGAGCCGATCTTCGACCTCGGCCCGCTCATCGCCACGGCCCAGGGCGTAGACCGCGCCCTGCTCATCACGGTCAAATCCAACGCCATCGTGGTCAGCCTCATGGCCCTGCTCGGGACCATCTCCGTCCAGAACCTGGGCCCGGCCCTGCAACAGCTCGGCGTGCCCGACAAGCTCTGCCACATCCTGCTCTTCACCCACCGCTACGTCTTCTCCATATACCAGGAGTACACGACCATGCGCCAGGCCATGCGGGCGCGCGGATTCAAGCCGCGCACGGACACCCACACCTACCGGACCTTCGCCTGGCTGGTGGGCATGCTCCTGGTCAAAAGCTGGGACCGCGCCGAGCGGGTCCACGGGGCCATGCTCTGCCGGGGCTTCCGGGGCCGCTTCTACAGCCTGACCGCCTTCGAGACCCGGCCCGGCGACTACCTGTTTCTCACGGCCTGCGCCGCGCTGAGCGCCGGGCTGATCTACATGGGCTTCATCCAGGGGAGACTGTCGTGA
- a CDS encoding HD domain-containing protein, producing the protein MITREEAFTLLKEHNSEASLINHALESEAVLRGLARRLGKDEELWGVTGLLHDLDYAVTKEEHARHGLDTVKLLEGRLPDEALNAIRRHAAEMNGAEAPETDFDFALRCGETVTGMVHAGALVRPTKIDGMQPKSLKKKMKDKAFAASVNRDCIRECDRIGLELGEFLQIAIDSITAIAPEVGLAAD; encoded by the coding sequence ATGATAACCCGAGAAGAAGCCTTCACCCTGCTCAAGGAACACAACAGCGAGGCCAGCCTGATCAACCACGCCCTGGAGTCCGAGGCGGTCCTGCGCGGCCTGGCCCGTAGGCTCGGCAAGGACGAGGAGCTGTGGGGCGTCACCGGCCTGCTCCACGACCTGGACTACGCCGTGACCAAGGAGGAGCACGCCCGGCACGGCCTGGACACCGTGAAGCTGCTCGAAGGCAGACTGCCCGACGAGGCCCTGAACGCCATCCGCCGCCACGCCGCCGAGATGAACGGGGCCGAGGCCCCGGAGACCGATTTCGACTTCGCCCTGCGCTGCGGCGAGACCGTCACCGGCATGGTCCACGCCGGCGCTCTGGTCCGGCCGACCAAGATCGACGGCATGCAGCCCAAAAGCCTCAAGAAGAAAATGAAGGACAAGGCGTTCGCCGCCAGCGTCAACCGCGACTGCATCCGCGAGTGCGACAGAATCGGCCTGGAGCTCGGCGAATTCCTCCAGATCGCCATCGACTCCATCACGGCCATCGCCCCGGAGGTCGGACTGGCCGCCGACTAG
- a CDS encoding DUF2156 domain-containing protein, whose amino-acid sequence MTLEFEPISLDRQDEYHEALTGCPQLLTSDFSFANIFGWADHYGLEWAFHKGLCFIRQTLPEPVCWAPVGPWEDYDWAGCRGMTEGKHFVRVPEALTRLWSIAYGNKMTITESREHWDYVYSVEELIALKGKAFHNKKNLLNQFKKSYLYTYESMAPECVEEVFEMQDEWYKWYEENNPSEALKAENHAITRVLQHFDQIKGLMGATIRVEGKVIAYTVAEPLCEDSLVIHFEKGDIRYKGVYQAINQMFLENDGAEYTNVNREQDLGDEGLRKAKMSYNPTFFLKKFEAELI is encoded by the coding sequence ATGACCCTCGAGTTCGAACCCATTTCTCTGGACCGGCAGGACGAATACCACGAGGCCCTGACCGGCTGTCCGCAACTCCTGACCAGCGACTTCTCCTTCGCCAACATCTTCGGCTGGGCCGACCACTACGGCCTGGAATGGGCCTTCCACAAAGGGTTGTGCTTCATCCGCCAGACCCTGCCCGAGCCGGTCTGCTGGGCGCCCGTGGGCCCGTGGGAGGACTACGACTGGGCGGGCTGCCGGGGCATGACCGAAGGCAAGCACTTCGTCCGCGTGCCCGAGGCCCTGACCCGGCTGTGGTCCATCGCCTACGGCAACAAAATGACCATCACCGAGAGCCGCGAGCACTGGGACTACGTCTACTCGGTGGAGGAGCTCATCGCCCTCAAGGGCAAGGCCTTCCACAACAAGAAGAACCTGCTCAACCAGTTCAAGAAGAGCTACCTGTACACCTACGAGTCCATGGCCCCCGAGTGCGTGGAGGAGGTCTTCGAGATGCAGGACGAGTGGTACAAGTGGTACGAGGAGAACAACCCCTCGGAGGCGCTCAAGGCCGAGAACCACGCCATCACCCGCGTGCTCCAGCACTTCGACCAGATCAAGGGGCTGATGGGCGCGACCATCCGGGTGGAGGGCAAGGTCATCGCCTACACCGTGGCCGAGCCGTTGTGCGAGGACTCCCTGGTCATCCATTTCGAGAAAGGCGACATCCGCTACAAGGGCGTGTACCAGGCCATCAACCAGATGTTCCTGGAGAACGACGGCGCGGAGTACACCAACGTCAACCGTGAGCAGGATCTCGGCGACGAGGGGCTGCGCAAGGCGAAGATGTCCTACAACCCCACTTTCTTCCTCAAGAAATTCGAGGCGGAACTGATCTAG
- a CDS encoding energy-coupling factor ABC transporter ATP-binding protein, translating to MSHAIIELKDITYAFPGRDETLKGLTFHLHPGEKLGLFGPNGAGKSTMLHILMGLLTPDRGEVRLFGVPMTDGKGFEAARLKIGFLFQHSDDQLFCPTVLDDVAFGPLNQGLGRDEAAERAREALAAVGLAGFEDRVPHRLSGGEKKLVALATILSMRPEVLVLDEPTTGLSPEAKDRLVDILKGLDMARLVVSHDPDFLAATTGHLLAMRDGRIRAGELKPHTHVHVHEEGDVPHQH from the coding sequence GTGAGCCACGCCATCATCGAACTGAAGGACATCACCTACGCCTTCCCGGGCCGCGACGAGACCCTCAAGGGGCTGACCTTCCACCTCCACCCCGGCGAGAAGCTCGGCCTGTTCGGGCCCAACGGCGCGGGCAAGTCCACCATGCTGCACATCCTCATGGGGCTGCTCACCCCGGACCGGGGCGAGGTCCGGCTGTTCGGCGTGCCCATGACCGACGGCAAGGGGTTCGAGGCCGCCCGGCTCAAGATCGGCTTTCTGTTCCAGCACTCGGACGACCAGCTCTTCTGCCCCACGGTCCTGGACGACGTGGCCTTCGGCCCGCTCAACCAGGGGCTCGGCCGCGACGAGGCCGCCGAGCGCGCCCGCGAGGCCCTTGCCGCCGTGGGCCTGGCCGGATTCGAGGACCGCGTGCCGCACCGCCTGTCGGGCGGCGAAAAGAAACTGGTCGCCCTGGCCACCATCCTGTCCATGCGCCCCGAGGTCCTGGTCCTGGACGAGCCCACCACCGGACTCTCGCCCGAGGCCAAGGACCGACTGGTGGACATCCTCAAGGGGCTGGACATGGCCCGCCTGGTGGTCTCCCACGACCCGGACTTCCTGGCCGCCACCACCGGCCATCTGCTGGCCATGCGCGACGGCCGCATCCGGGCGGGCGAGCTCAAGCCGCACACCCACGTCCACGTGCACGAGGAAGGGGACGTCCCGCACCAGCACTGA
- a CDS encoding alpha/beta fold hydrolase, with translation MDRFEAVETTAENQVGGWVRTTDGVRLWVEIRGTGQPVLLLHGWTMSSLFWRRQAQLAETCQVITVDFRGHGRSQTTPRGHNVVRYATDVREVVTALGLTRALLVGWSMGGSVVLEYWRRFGPDRLAGLGLVESGPYPMSPAPWNVHKCHGHNEEAMQADLEAMRADRRGFATRFVNAMFLSGHAPEHALRWMVAEQLKSDPASAAAIYEDYARLDTTPVLPTVALPALVVYGRSLHMCYGPSTGRYVAATLPDSRFVLLDKSGHMPFYEQPEEFNRTVSGFLDSLNA, from the coding sequence ATGGACCGGTTCGAGGCCGTGGAAACCACCGCCGAGAACCAGGTGGGCGGATGGGTGCGGACCACCGACGGCGTGCGGCTGTGGGTGGAGATTCGCGGCACGGGGCAACCCGTGCTCCTGCTCCACGGCTGGACCATGAGCTCCCTGTTCTGGCGGCGTCAGGCCCAGCTGGCCGAGACCTGCCAGGTCATCACCGTGGACTTTCGCGGCCACGGCCGGTCACAGACCACGCCGCGCGGCCACAACGTGGTCCGTTACGCCACGGACGTGCGCGAGGTCGTCACCGCCCTGGGGCTGACCCGCGCCCTGCTCGTGGGCTGGTCCATGGGCGGCTCCGTGGTCCTGGAGTACTGGCGGCGGTTCGGCCCGGACCGGCTGGCCGGGCTCGGCCTGGTGGAGAGCGGCCCCTACCCCATGTCCCCCGCGCCGTGGAACGTGCACAAGTGCCACGGCCACAACGAGGAGGCCATGCAGGCGGACCTGGAGGCCATGCGGGCGGACCGCCGGGGCTTCGCCACGCGCTTCGTCAACGCCATGTTCCTGTCGGGCCACGCCCCGGAACACGCCCTGCGCTGGATGGTCGCGGAACAGCTCAAGAGCGACCCGGCGTCGGCCGCCGCCATCTACGAGGACTACGCCCGGCTCGACACCACGCCCGTGCTGCCCACGGTGGCCCTGCCCGCCCTGGTGGTCTACGGCCGCTCCCTGCACATGTGCTACGGCCCGTCCACCGGGCGGTACGTGGCCGCCACCCTGCCCGATTCGCGCTTCGTCCTCCTGGACAAAAGCGGTCATATGCCGTTTTATGAACAACCCGAGGAGTTCAACCGGACCGTGTCCGGGTTCCTGGACTCGCTGAACGCCTGA
- a CDS encoding MATE family efflux transporter — MPNNDLTAQMSHSPTRTIWRLAWPQLIMTMFHVLIGMTDVWVAGYISREVQASLGIITQSLFFLLVVAMAVANGAVAAISQSIGAGLEKRARRYVGLCLILAAMLGAAFLFLGLPLKNLLLSALQVPESMRPVTQYFLTVFLLLLPPYYMLLITNAIFRARKQVFYPLYCMIIVTSMNIVLDLGLGLGWFGMPEIGYKGLAWATFGSVTCGALFNLAVLGRQGQLCPACFAPWRWMKRATPYLFKVAWPSGLMQVVWQSGYLVLYAITASLPGGAVNALAGMSIGLRIESLLFMPAMAFNMTASILIGHYLGARQPLEAKRFGFRILALGLVSISLFALVVWQFINPWVNLLTRDAAVAAQAVSYLKWNMLAIPFTLTSMIVAGAFNGAGATLYNMLIMGGATWGLRLPLAYLLGHEIMNGAEGIWIAMFCSQVIQSSTLVYFFHFKNWQRFAMIRHRNGQNR; from the coding sequence ATGCCGAACAACGATCTGACCGCGCAGATGTCGCATTCCCCCACCCGGACCATCTGGAGGCTGGCCTGGCCCCAGCTGATAATGACCATGTTCCACGTGCTCATCGGCATGACGGACGTGTGGGTGGCGGGCTACATATCCCGCGAGGTCCAGGCCTCGCTCGGCATCATCACCCAGTCCCTGTTCTTCCTGCTGGTGGTGGCCATGGCCGTGGCCAACGGCGCGGTGGCGGCCATCAGCCAGTCCATCGGGGCCGGGCTCGAAAAACGGGCCAGGCGCTACGTCGGGCTGTGCCTCATCCTGGCGGCGATGCTCGGCGCGGCCTTCCTGTTCCTGGGGCTGCCGCTCAAGAACCTGCTCCTGTCCGCCCTCCAGGTCCCGGAGTCCATGCGCCCGGTGACCCAGTATTTCCTGACCGTGTTCCTGCTCCTGCTGCCGCCCTACTACATGCTGCTCATCACCAACGCCATCTTCCGGGCGCGCAAGCAGGTCTTCTACCCGCTCTACTGCATGATCATCGTCACCTCCATGAACATCGTGCTCGACCTGGGCCTGGGATTGGGCTGGTTCGGCATGCCGGAGATCGGCTACAAGGGACTGGCCTGGGCCACCTTCGGCTCGGTCACCTGCGGCGCGCTCTTCAACCTGGCCGTCCTGGGCAGGCAGGGCCAGCTCTGCCCGGCCTGCTTCGCGCCCTGGCGCTGGATGAAGCGGGCCACGCCCTATTTGTTCAAGGTGGCCTGGCCCTCGGGGCTCATGCAGGTCGTCTGGCAGTCCGGCTACCTGGTGCTCTACGCCATCACCGCGAGCCTGCCCGGCGGCGCGGTCAACGCCCTGGCCGGCATGTCCATCGGCCTGCGCATCGAGTCCCTGCTGTTCATGCCCGCCATGGCCTTCAACATGACCGCGAGCATCCTCATCGGCCACTACCTCGGGGCGCGCCAGCCCCTGGAGGCCAAGCGGTTCGGTTTCCGCATCCTGGCCCTGGGGCTAGTCTCCATCTCCCTCTTCGCCCTGGTGGTCTGGCAGTTCATCAACCCGTGGGTGAACCTGCTGACCCGCGACGCGGCCGTGGCCGCCCAGGCGGTCAGCTACCTCAAGTGGAACATGCTGGCCATCCCCTTCACCCTGACCAGCATGATCGTGGCCGGGGCCTTCAACGGGGCCGGGGCCACCCTGTACAACATGCTCATCATGGGCGGGGCCACCTGGGGCCTCCGGCTGCCCCTGGCCTACCTCCTGGGGCACGAGATCATGAACGGGGCCGAGGGCATCTGGATCGCCATGTTCTGTTCGCAGGTCATCCAGTCGTCCACCCTGGTCTATTTCTTCCATTTCAAGAACTGGCAGCGTTTCGCCATGATCCGGCATCGAAACGGCCAAAACAGATAA
- the thiL gene encoding thiamine-phosphate kinase, with amino-acid sequence MRSEAHFLERIDHYFPREHEFLALGRGDDCAVLRGGTDYCVTSDLFLEGEHFRRDYFSAADIGYKALAVNVSDLAAMGAKPVAFTMDLMAPTSLPDEFWEEFLKSMSGLARQFDMVLAGGDLSRCERLGVSISAFGAPGATGFLRRGNCAPGDILFTVGDFGLARAGLMALEAEGLKARETLPSAVLAHLRPKPKVMIGTLLNAAGIKGLMDLSDGLARDLPRFLGPDLGATLTIDPATLHPNVHAWCGREGLDPVEFAMLGGEDYALLGAVSPFEAGKARSVPGYVEIGTVGRTPGITVNGRPFTNPGFDHFTQ; translated from the coding sequence ATGCGAAGCGAAGCACACTTTCTGGAACGGATCGACCACTATTTCCCGCGCGAGCACGAGTTCCTGGCCCTGGGCCGGGGCGACGACTGCGCCGTGCTCCGGGGCGGCACCGACTACTGCGTGACCTCGGACCTCTTTCTCGAGGGCGAGCACTTCCGCCGCGACTACTTCTCTGCGGCCGACATCGGCTACAAGGCCCTGGCGGTGAACGTCAGCGATCTCGCGGCCATGGGGGCCAAGCCCGTGGCCTTCACCATGGACCTGATGGCCCCGACCAGCCTGCCGGACGAGTTCTGGGAGGAATTTCTCAAGTCCATGTCCGGCCTGGCCCGGCAGTTCGACATGGTCCTGGCGGGCGGCGACCTGAGCCGCTGCGAGCGTCTGGGCGTGTCCATCTCCGCCTTCGGCGCGCCCGGCGCCACCGGGTTCCTCAGGCGCGGCAACTGCGCGCCCGGCGACATCCTGTTCACCGTGGGCGACTTCGGCCTGGCCCGGGCCGGTCTCATGGCCCTGGAGGCCGAGGGGCTCAAGGCCCGCGAGACCCTGCCCTCGGCGGTCCTGGCCCATCTGCGGCCCAAGCCCAAGGTCATGATCGGCACCCTGCTCAACGCCGCCGGGATCAAGGGGCTCATGGACCTGTCCGACGGCCTGGCCCGCGACCTGCCGCGCTTCCTCGGACCGGACCTGGGCGCGACCCTGACCATCGACCCCGCCACCCTGCACCCCAACGTGCACGCCTGGTGCGGCCGGGAGGGCCTCGACCCGGTGGAATTCGCCATGCTCGGCGGCGAGGACTACGCCCTGCTCGGCGCGGTCTCGCCCTTCGAGGCGGGCAAGGCCCGGTCCGTGCCCGGCTATGTGGAGATCGGCACGGTGGGCAGGACCCCCGGCATCACCGTCAACGGAAGGCCCTTCACCAACCCCGGATTCGACCACTTCACCCAATAG
- a CDS encoding ATP-dependent helicase, protein MSIDFENELNDAQREAVTTTEGPVLVIAGAGSGKTRTIVYRLANLVQKGVDPAQILLLTFTRKAAQEMLARAETILGRPLHGTSGGTFHSFAYATLRRNAADIGFAGGFTLMDRADSENVCKEVRDELKLGKGDRSYPKKATLLDMITKSRNKELTIEAVMEREAYHLSPYLEDIQRIADGYAGFKRKHALVDYDDLLFLLDDLLAKNEPLRNQLQARYRYIMVDEYQDTNLVQARIVQQLAGPRGNVMAVGDDAQSIYAFRGANVANILKFPKIFEGTKLIRLEKNYRSVQPILDLTNEILKGATTKFDKHLYSDLKSDHLPQVIHPLSDQTQARLVVDQILELGRKHMLHDVAVLFRASYQSFPLEVALTRIGIDYQKFGGIRFHEAAHVKDVLAFIRLVINPHDLMAWQRAMEHIKGVGAKTVAKIYQAMHSGDEKYMAKMVKKHEQLRELLAELDRLRAGEKRPSAVLEAVLAFYQPILIEKYPDDYPKRQAGLEQLSQIAAGYKDMDQFIGDLSLDGDPDDEQRKENAVVLSTVHSAKGLEWAAVIIIDLVEDRFPSRKAMQRAEDLEEERRLMYVACTRAKEELRLFVPGSVYNRASGLSDPTLPSPFVMELPDTVFERLNESYGGGLETRRRPAYSLPDPVPPVYESRDEADARDVPEPARPKVDPSKLGFCKHKIFGKGKITAQLDANKYRVNFPGFGLKVIIGDYLEFL, encoded by the coding sequence ATGAGTATCGATTTCGAGAACGAACTGAATGACGCCCAGCGCGAGGCCGTGACCACCACCGAGGGACCGGTGCTGGTCATCGCCGGGGCCGGGTCGGGCAAGACCCGGACCATCGTCTACCGCCTGGCCAACCTGGTCCAGAAGGGCGTGGACCCGGCCCAGATCCTGCTCCTGACCTTCACCCGCAAGGCCGCCCAGGAGATGCTCGCCCGTGCCGAGACCATCCTCGGCCGCCCCCTGCACGGCACCTCGGGCGGCACCTTCCACTCGTTCGCCTACGCCACCCTGAGGCGCAACGCGGCGGACATCGGCTTCGCGGGCGGATTCACCCTCATGGACCGGGCCGACAGCGAAAACGTCTGCAAGGAGGTCCGGGACGAACTCAAGCTCGGCAAGGGCGACCGCTCCTATCCCAAGAAGGCCACCCTGCTGGATATGATCACCAAGTCCCGCAACAAGGAGCTGACCATCGAGGCGGTCATGGAGCGCGAGGCCTACCACCTGAGCCCCTACCTCGAGGACATCCAGCGCATCGCCGACGGCTACGCCGGGTTCAAGCGCAAGCACGCCCTGGTGGACTACGACGACCTGCTCTTCCTCCTGGACGACCTGCTGGCCAAGAACGAACCCCTGCGCAACCAGCTGCAGGCCCGCTACCGCTATATCATGGTGGACGAGTATCAGGACACCAACCTGGTCCAGGCGCGCATCGTCCAACAGCTGGCCGGACCACGGGGCAACGTCATGGCCGTGGGCGACGACGCCCAGTCCATCTACGCCTTCCGCGGGGCCAACGTGGCCAACATCCTGAAATTTCCAAAGATATTTGAGGGCACCAAGCTCATCCGGCTGGAAAAGAACTACCGCTCGGTCCAGCCCATCCTCGACCTGACCAACGAAATCCTCAAGGGCGCGACCACCAAGTTCGACAAGCACCTCTACTCGGACCTCAAGAGCGACCACCTGCCCCAGGTCATCCATCCCCTGAGCGACCAGACCCAGGCCCGGCTGGTGGTGGACCAGATCCTCGAACTGGGCCGCAAGCACATGCTCCACGACGTGGCCGTGCTCTTCCGCGCGAGCTACCAGTCCTTTCCCCTGGAAGTGGCCCTGACGCGCATCGGCATCGACTACCAGAAGTTCGGCGGCATCCGCTTCCACGAGGCCGCCCACGTCAAGGACGTGCTCGCCTTCATCCGCCTGGTCATCAACCCGCACGACCTGATGGCCTGGCAGCGGGCCATGGAGCACATCAAGGGCGTGGGGGCCAAGACCGTGGCCAAGATCTACCAGGCCATGCACTCGGGCGACGAGAAATACATGGCCAAGATGGTCAAGAAGCACGAACAGCTCAGGGAGCTGCTGGCCGAACTGGACCGGCTGCGCGCGGGCGAGAAGCGCCCGTCGGCCGTGCTCGAGGCCGTGCTGGCCTTCTACCAGCCCATCCTCATCGAGAAATATCCGGACGATTACCCCAAGCGCCAGGCCGGGCTGGAGCAGCTCAGCCAGATCGCGGCGGGCTACAAGGACATGGACCAGTTCATCGGCGACCTCTCCCTGGACGGCGATCCGGACGATGAGCAGCGCAAGGAGAACGCGGTGGTCCTGTCCACGGTCCACTCGGCCAAGGGGCTCGAATGGGCGGCGGTGATCATCATCGACCTGGTGGAGGACCGCTTCCCGTCGCGCAAGGCCATGCAGCGGGCCGAGGACCTGGAGGAGGAGCGCCGCCTCATGTACGTGGCCTGCACCCGGGCCAAGGAGGAACTCCGGCTGTTCGTGCCCGGCTCGGTCTACAACCGGGCCAGCGGCCTGTCCGACCCCACCCTGCCCAGCCCCTTCGTCATGGAGCTGCCGGACACGGTCTTCGAGCGGCTGAACGAGTCCTACGGCGGCGGCCTGGAGACGCGGCGGCGGCCCGCCTACTCCCTGCCCGATCCGGTTCCGCCCGTTTACGAGTCCCGCGACGAAGCGGATGCGCGGGACGTCCCGGAACCGGCGCGGCCCAAGGTGGACCCGTCCAAGCTCGGGTTCTGCAAGCACAAAATTTTCGGCAAGGGCAAGATCACCGCCCAACTGGACGCGAACAAATACAGGGTCAACTTCCCCGGCTTCGGCCTCAAGGTCATCATCGGGGACTACCTGGAATTCCTCTGA
- the tsaA gene encoding tRNA (N6-threonylcarbamoyladenosine(37)-N6)-methyltransferase TrmO codes for MDMQLAVIGTIHSDIKDLASAPKMEDEAGAVRARIEIDPAYAEGLDGLEPGAKLELFTWFHKSDRSVLKVHPRGNKDNPVRGVFSTRSPARPNPIGLHRVTLVAVEEPLTLVVEPLEAIDGTPVIDIKPKPRGR; via the coding sequence ATGGACATGCAACTGGCCGTCATCGGCACCATCCACTCGGACATCAAGGACCTGGCCTCGGCCCCCAAGATGGAGGACGAGGCCGGGGCCGTGCGTGCCCGCATCGAGATCGACCCGGCCTACGCCGAGGGGCTGGACGGCCTCGAACCCGGTGCGAAGCTCGAACTCTTCACCTGGTTCCACAAGTCCGACCGCTCGGTCCTCAAGGTCCACCCCCGGGGCAACAAGGACAATCCCGTGCGCGGGGTGTTCTCCACCCGCTCCCCGGCCCGGCCCAATCCCATCGGCCTGCACCGCGTCACCCTGGTGGCCGTCGAGGAACCCCTGACCCTGGTGGTCGAGCCGCTGGAGGCCATCGACGGCACCCCGGTCATCGACATCAAGCCCAAGCCCCGGGGCAGGTAG